The following proteins are encoded in a genomic region of Dialister hominis:
- the dapA gene encoding 4-hydroxy-tetrahydrodipicolinate synthase has translation MANAKFGRVITAMITPFTADGEVDYEGAVTLAKHLVEHGSEGILVGGTTGEGATMTADEKLKLYAAVVNAVGRNASGKKVPVMGNLGGISTTESIAFAKKAVETGIDSGLVIVPFYVKPNQQGMYEHFAAIAKSVDLPIIIYNVPGRTGVSILPETIKRIVDECPNVVGIKDAAGNWDQVTKEKTLLPDDFMIYSGDDSFTLPILAGGGVGVISVASHVIGDDLLAMVKAFEEGRLQDALQLHIKMYPIMKGMFFIASPIPVKTAVNLIGLPGGHFRLPIAEPSDSEREHVREMLNDYGISC, from the coding sequence ATGGCTAATGCAAAATTTGGGCGTGTTATAACTGCAATGATCACACCATTTACCGCTGATGGTGAAGTCGATTATGAAGGTGCCGTGACACTTGCAAAACACTTGGTAGAACATGGCTCCGAAGGAATTCTGGTTGGTGGTACCACCGGTGAAGGGGCTACCATGACTGCCGATGAAAAGCTTAAACTGTACGCTGCAGTTGTCAATGCAGTAGGCCGCAATGCTTCCGGCAAAAAGGTTCCTGTCATGGGCAATCTTGGCGGAATCAGCACTACGGAATCCATCGCTTTTGCAAAGAAGGCTGTAGAAACAGGTATCGACAGCGGCCTTGTCATTGTTCCGTTCTATGTAAAACCCAATCAGCAGGGAATGTATGAACATTTTGCTGCTATTGCCAAATCTGTTGATCTTCCAATTATCATTTATAATGTTCCCGGACGCACCGGTGTATCCATCCTTCCTGAAACAATCAAGAGAATTGTTGATGAATGCCCGAATGTTGTTGGTATTAAAGATGCAGCCGGCAACTGGGATCAGGTTACAAAGGAAAAGACACTGCTTCCGGATGATTTCATGATTTACAGCGGGGATGATTCCTTTACGCTTCCCATTCTTGCTGGAGGCGGGGTAGGCGTTATTTCCGTGGCAAGCCATGTTATTGGGGACGACCTCCTTGCGATGGTTAAAGCTTTTGAAGAAGGACGTTTACAGGATGCACTGCAGCTTCATATTAAGATGTATCCGATTATGAAAGGAATGTTCTTTATCGCTAGTCCGATTCCGGTAAAAACTGCAGTTAATCTCATCGGACTTCCTGGCGGACATTTCAGACTTCCGATTGCAGAACCATCTGACAGTGAACGTGAACATGTCAGAGAAATGCTCAACGATTATGGAATCTCCTGCTGA
- a CDS encoding aspartate-semialdehyde dehydrogenase translates to MNRYPRIAVLGATGAVGQEFIRLFEERNFKFSSLKLLASARSAGKKISVCGKEYVVEEAKPESFEDVDIALFAGGNISKVLAPEAVKRGAVVIDNSSSFRMDPEVPLVIPEINPEDILWNKGIIANPNCSTIIMLMALKPIHDLSRIKRIVVSTYQAVSGAGKEGIDELYNETAAIAKGEHYEPTILPSASLPIHYQIAYNVIPQIDIFLDDDYTKEEMKMVNETHKILHDDSIGITPTAVRVPVVRSHAESIYIETEDVLSVDAVKEAIKNFPGAELVDDVENMKYPMPLDTSDKTDVAVGRIRKDLVSPNGINLWVSGDQIRKGAALNTLQIAEYMIEHDIIK, encoded by the coding sequence ATGAATCGCTATCCAAGAATCGCAGTCTTAGGAGCCACTGGTGCTGTCGGACAGGAATTTATCCGTCTTTTTGAAGAAAGAAATTTCAAATTCAGCTCTCTAAAATTATTGGCATCGGCACGTTCTGCAGGGAAAAAGATTTCTGTCTGTGGTAAAGAGTACGTTGTGGAAGAAGCAAAGCCGGAGTCTTTTGAAGATGTTGACATTGCACTTTTTGCCGGTGGAAACATCAGCAAGGTTTTGGCACCTGAAGCTGTAAAAAGAGGTGCAGTGGTTATCGATAATTCTTCCTCATTCAGAATGGATCCCGAAGTTCCTCTGGTAATTCCGGAAATAAACCCGGAAGACATACTTTGGAATAAGGGAATCATAGCAAACCCGAACTGCTCAACGATTATCATGCTTATGGCACTGAAACCGATTCACGACCTGTCCCGCATTAAGCGCATTGTTGTCAGCACATACCAGGCAGTTTCCGGTGCTGGCAAGGAAGGTATAGACGAGTTATATAACGAAACGGCTGCTATTGCTAAAGGAGAACACTATGAACCAACGATTCTTCCTTCTGCCAGCCTTCCAATCCATTATCAGATTGCTTATAACGTAATTCCGCAGATCGATATTTTCCTTGATGATGACTACACCAAGGAAGAGATGAAGATGGTCAATGAGACACATAAAATTCTTCATGACGATTCTATTGGAATTACTCCTACTGCCGTCCGGGTACCAGTTGTAAGAAGCCATGCAGAATCAATTTATATTGAGACAGAAGATGTTTTATCTGTCGATGCTGTTAAGGAAGCAATCAAGAACTTCCCTGGCGCGGAACTGGTCGATGATGTCGAGAACATGAAATATCCGATGCCGCTTGATACCTCTGATAAAACAGATGTAGCTGTCGGCCGTATCAGAAAAGACCTTGTATCACCAAATGGCATAAACTTATGGGTATCTGGCGATCAGATCCGTAAGGGTGCTGCATTAAATACTCTTCAGATTGCTGAATATATGATTGAACATGATATTATTAAATAA
- the dapB gene encoding 4-hydroxy-tetrahydrodipicolinate reductase, which produces MIHVLVNGASGRMGSEVVRSILGEDDLDVCGAVDPGTAGHDLGEIVGTGANGITIVSSLQEAFAVNKPDVVVDFTSPKVIFDNAKFVLENGVNIIIGTTGLTAEQRDILSDIADRHHANGLVAPNFSLGAVLLMKLSAEVAKYMPNVEIIELHHNKKYDAPSGTAKLTAEKIADARVEEPEEDLTKESLPGARGGKYKGVTIHSVRLPGYVAHQEVLFGGYGELLTLRHDSLDRKSFMPGVMMACRKVMTTDGFVYGLENYLE; this is translated from the coding sequence ATGATTCATGTATTGGTAAATGGAGCAAGTGGCAGAATGGGAAGCGAAGTCGTTCGTTCTATTCTGGGCGAAGATGACCTTGATGTATGCGGTGCAGTTGATCCAGGCACAGCAGGACATGATTTAGGCGAAATTGTTGGTACGGGAGCAAACGGAATTACAATTGTTTCCTCGCTTCAAGAGGCATTTGCAGTTAATAAACCGGATGTTGTAGTCGATTTTACCAGCCCTAAGGTTATATTTGATAACGCAAAGTTTGTGCTGGAAAATGGTGTCAATATCATTATCGGGACTACAGGCCTGACCGCTGAACAGAGGGACATCCTTTCTGATATTGCTGACAGGCATCATGCAAATGGTCTGGTCGCTCCTAATTTTTCCTTAGGGGCAGTTCTGCTGATGAAATTATCTGCAGAAGTGGCAAAATATATGCCCAACGTGGAAATCATTGAACTGCATCATAATAAAAAATATGATGCGCCATCAGGGACGGCAAAACTGACTGCAGAAAAAATTGCAGATGCAAGGGTTGAAGAACCTGAAGAAGATTTAACGAAGGAAAGCCTGCCCGGAGCAAGAGGCGGCAAGTATAAAGGTGTTACGATTCATTCTGTCCGCCTTCCGGGATATGTTGCTCATCAGGAGGTTCTTTTTGGAGGATATGGGGAACTTCTGACCTTGAGACACGATTCATTAGACAGAAAGTCTTTTATGCCTGGAGTTATGATGGCTTGCAGAAAGGTCATGACTACAGATGGTTTTGTTTACGGGCTTGAAAATTATTTAGAATAA
- the rpmA gene encoding 50S ribosomal protein L27 — protein sequence MLLFDLQLFAHKKGVSSTKNGRDSNAQRLGTKMHAGQIAKPGNIIVRQRGTHLHPGLNVKIGKDDTLFAVAEGRVAFERLGRDKRQVSVYPVGE from the coding sequence ATGTTATTATTTGATCTTCAGTTATTCGCTCATAAAAAAGGTGTATCCAGCACAAAGAACGGCCGCGATTCCAACGCACAGCGTCTGGGAACAAAGATGCATGCTGGTCAGATTGCTAAACCAGGCAATATCATCGTAAGACAGAGAGGCACACATCTGCATCCGGGTCTGAATGTTAAGATCGGCAAGGATGATACTCTGTTTGCAGTTGCAGAAGGCAGAGTTGCATTCGAACGTCTTGGCAGAGACAAGAGACAGGTAAGTGTTTATCCTGTAGGTGAATAA
- a CDS encoding ribosomal-processing cysteine protease Prp, with protein sequence MDTDGFYHKFDVSGHADGYTDDSEYDLVCAAISSITLTIASGLQDVLHKEGSFHSESGFLNVSLVSYRDNETQALMKTLQHGLEIIQTMYPDKLKLESKEG encoded by the coding sequence TTGGACACAGATGGGTTCTATCACAAGTTTGATGTATCAGGCCATGCCGATGGATATACAGACGATAGTGAATACGATCTTGTCTGCGCAGCTATCTCATCTATAACACTGACAATTGCATCTGGACTTCAAGATGTACTTCATAAAGAGGGAAGTTTTCATTCAGAGAGCGGGTTCTTAAATGTATCCCTCGTTTCATACAGGGATAATGAGACGCAGGCACTGATGAAGACTTTGCAGCATGGTTTGGAAATCATTCAAACTATGTATCCCGACAAACTAAAACTGGAAAGTAAAGAGGGGTGA
- the rplU gene encoding 50S ribosomal protein L21, whose amino-acid sequence MYAIIKTGGKQYQVEEGKVISVEKLIAEQGDEVTFDDVLLVSGEDVKIGKPNVEGAKVVGVVLEQGKEAKIRIFKYKAKSNYRRRQGHRQPFTKVQIKKIEG is encoded by the coding sequence ATGTACGCAATTATCAAAACAGGTGGAAAACAGTATCAGGTTGAAGAAGGAAAAGTAATCAGTGTTGAAAAACTGATCGCTGAACAGGGCGACGAAGTAACATTTGATGACGTTCTTCTGGTATCCGGTGAAGACGTAAAGATTGGCAAGCCAAACGTTGAAGGTGCTAAGGTTGTTGGCGTTGTTCTTGAACAGGGCAAAGAAGCAAAGATCCGCATTTTCAAGTATAAAGCTAAATCCAACTATCGTCGTCGTCAGGGTCATCGTCAGCCATTTACAAAAGTTCAGATTAAGAAAATCGAGGGCTAA
- a CDS encoding NAD(+)/NADH kinase: MIFGIFPNLEKEGINLVLQRLISILDDLGTPYKFLVSMKHKIENLGLDLGESYVSIEELAHADCILSVGGDGSFLGAARTFSDYDTLIAGIHLGDLGFLNSITTDDMKERIKLILEGEYLKESRLFLHSEIEHANGEKEILPDVLNDVVIGHNKIGQLVRVQLSINDHFIQEYASDGLIVSSPTGTTGYSLSCGGPVLGPSDTRMTVVPICAHTLQRYSMVLNDTDIVKITVPERENTLQLSLDGTMSFDFPHSDILRVRGISKPIRFVRFEGQEFFSSITKKLIRKMCN; encoded by the coding sequence ATGATATTTGGCATTTTTCCGAATCTTGAAAAAGAAGGAATCAATCTGGTTCTTCAGCGATTGATTTCTATATTAGATGATTTAGGGACTCCATATAAATTTTTGGTTTCGATGAAACATAAAATAGAAAACTTAGGCCTTGACCTTGGCGAGTCCTATGTATCTATTGAAGAGCTTGCGCATGCGGACTGCATTCTCTCTGTCGGTGGTGACGGATCTTTTCTTGGCGCCGCAAGAACTTTTTCTGATTATGATACTTTGATAGCAGGCATCCACCTGGGAGATCTGGGCTTCTTAAACAGCATCACTACCGATGATATGAAGGAAAGGATTAAACTTATTCTTGAAGGAGAGTACCTGAAGGAATCCAGACTTTTCCTGCATTCTGAAATAGAGCATGCAAATGGAGAGAAAGAGATACTGCCAGACGTTTTAAACGATGTTGTTATCGGCCATAATAAAATAGGACAGCTGGTCAGGGTACAGCTTTCAATTAATGATCATTTCATTCAGGAATACGCATCCGATGGATTGATTGTATCTTCGCCGACTGGTACGACCGGTTATTCATTATCCTGCGGGGGACCGGTGCTGGGACCTTCGGATACCAGAATGACAGTAGTACCGATCTGTGCACATACTTTGCAAAGATATTCCATGGTCTTGAATGATACCGATATAGTAAAAATTACGGTTCCTGAAAGAGAAAATACGCTCCAGCTTTCACTTGATGGTACTATGTCATTTGATTTCCCGCATTCTGATATACTTCGTGTCCGCGGAATTTCCAAGCCTATCCGTTTTGTCAGATTTGAAGGGCAGGAATTTTTCAGCAGTATTACGAAAAAACTCATACGGAAAATGTGCAATTGA